One genomic segment of Photobacterium sp. DA100 includes these proteins:
- a CDS encoding beta-galactosidase — translation MTAFSNIIQRRDWENPQSVNIHCLSAHSPLASFRDPDSARDAKNAQRQSLNGEWKFKLFGAPEHVDGEFVTPSFNDQAWDNIPVPSNWQLQGYDKPIYANVKYPFEVNPPFVPKDNPTGCYRTSFTVEASLLAETHRIIFDGVNSAFHLWCNGHWVGYSQDSRLPAEFDLTPYLVAGDNTLAVMVIRWSDGSYLEDQDMWWLSGIFRDVTLLTKPSQCIEDVFITPDLDACYRDGSLSVVTHINATAEHQVQIQLFDGEQAITEPVINRPNNRRIDERGSYNDVVFQTVSVREPKQWSAETPNLYRCVVSLLDADGNHIESEAYQVGFRKVETIGGQLCLNGKPLLIRGVNRHEHHPELGHVMTEADMIKDICLMKQYNFNAVRTAHYPNHPRWYELCDEYGLYVCDEANIETHGMEPMNRLSADPMWAHAYMSRYTQMVQRDKNHPSIIIWSLGNESGHGSNHNAMYAWSKNFDPSRPVQYEGGGSDTTATDIIAPMYARVNTTIADEAVPKWSIKKWVSLPNENRPLILCEYAHAMGNSLGSFNEYWDAFRDYPRLQGGFIWDWVDQGISKFDDKGDHFWAYGGDFGDTINDRQFCINGLVFPDRTPHPTLEEAKHCQRMITVQLESEEQLANCVAYNLTVTNENLFRGTDNEQLKWSLLEDGRVIATGEQPLDIPADSQKTLCIDIDFKPLAGAVYHLNTDIALREATPWAEAGHTVASEQFAVINRTSLAYPTFNRGKAPAVTESDQSILVSSDDGMHHWCWNKTNGLLEQWTVEGKPQLVASPTDNFFRAPLDNDIGVSEVDFVDPNAWVCRWDAAGIGKWNRECTDCQVNTLSHHVAVTSTFVYTFNGNVQAITVWTYTLDSQGQTKLDVSVKLADGLPPMPRIGLELALPLQQEQQKIEWRGLGPFENYPDRLSGARFGQYTETLSGMYTPYIFPTDNGLRCGCNSLSIGSLNITGEFQFSVGRYSQQQLAEAKHTNELEAEQQIYLRVDHQHMGVGGDDSWSPSVHEEFKLTGKQYAYSLALVIAD, via the coding sequence ATGACGGCATTTTCTAACATTATTCAGCGCCGAGACTGGGAGAACCCTCAGTCAGTGAACATCCATTGTTTGTCTGCGCACAGCCCACTGGCCAGCTTCCGTGACCCCGACAGTGCACGAGACGCAAAAAATGCCCAGCGCCAGTCATTGAACGGCGAATGGAAATTCAAGCTTTTCGGTGCACCGGAGCACGTTGACGGCGAGTTCGTAACTCCTAGCTTCAATGATCAGGCTTGGGACAATATTCCGGTGCCTTCCAACTGGCAGCTCCAAGGCTATGACAAACCGATTTATGCCAACGTCAAATACCCGTTTGAAGTCAATCCGCCTTTCGTCCCGAAAGACAACCCAACAGGTTGCTACCGTACAAGCTTCACGGTTGAAGCAAGCCTGCTGGCAGAAACTCACCGTATTATCTTCGATGGCGTGAACTCCGCTTTTCATTTGTGGTGTAACGGCCATTGGGTTGGTTACAGCCAGGATAGCCGCCTGCCTGCAGAATTCGATCTTACTCCGTACCTTGTTGCTGGTGACAACACACTAGCGGTCATGGTGATCCGCTGGAGTGACGGTAGCTACCTAGAAGATCAAGACATGTGGTGGCTAAGCGGCATCTTCCGTGATGTCACTCTGCTGACCAAGCCTTCACAATGCATTGAAGATGTCTTTATCACACCGGATCTGGATGCTTGCTATCGTGACGGCAGCTTGTCTGTTGTTACCCATATCAATGCCACTGCTGAGCATCAGGTACAGATCCAGCTGTTTGATGGCGAGCAGGCAATCACAGAGCCCGTGATTAACCGTCCGAACAACCGCCGTATTGACGAGCGCGGTAGCTACAACGACGTGGTATTCCAAACGGTGTCGGTACGTGAGCCGAAACAGTGGAGTGCCGAGACTCCGAACCTATACCGCTGTGTGGTCTCTTTGCTTGATGCCGATGGCAACCATATTGAAAGCGAAGCCTATCAGGTTGGCTTCCGTAAGGTCGAAACCATCGGCGGCCAGCTTTGTCTCAATGGCAAGCCTCTGCTGATCCGCGGTGTCAACCGCCACGAGCACCACCCAGAGCTTGGCCATGTCATGACAGAAGCAGATATGATCAAAGATATCTGCCTGATGAAGCAGTATAACTTCAATGCGGTGCGTACCGCCCACTACCCTAACCACCCTCGTTGGTACGAGCTGTGTGACGAGTACGGTTTGTATGTGTGTGACGAAGCCAACATCGAAACCCACGGCATGGAGCCGATGAACCGCCTGTCTGCTGACCCGATGTGGGCGCACGCTTACATGAGCCGCTACACCCAAATGGTACAGCGCGACAAGAACCACCCTTCTATTATCATTTGGTCATTGGGCAATGAATCCGGTCATGGCAGCAACCACAATGCCATGTATGCCTGGTCGAAGAACTTTGACCCATCTCGCCCGGTACAGTATGAAGGCGGCGGCTCCGATACAACCGCGACCGATATCATTGCTCCTATGTATGCCCGTGTTAACACCACGATTGCCGATGAAGCCGTACCAAAGTGGTCAATCAAGAAGTGGGTATCTTTGCCTAATGAGAACCGTCCATTGATCCTGTGTGAATATGCCCATGCCATGGGTAACAGCCTAGGCAGCTTCAACGAGTACTGGGACGCTTTCCGCGACTATCCTCGCCTGCAAGGCGGCTTTATCTGGGATTGGGTTGACCAAGGGATTAGCAAGTTCGATGACAAAGGCGATCATTTCTGGGCCTACGGCGGCGACTTTGGCGATACCATCAACGACCGCCAGTTCTGCATCAACGGGTTGGTTTTCCCGGACAGGACCCCGCACCCAACGCTGGAAGAAGCCAAACACTGCCAGCGCATGATCACCGTCCAGCTAGAGAGCGAAGAGCAACTGGCCAACTGTGTGGCTTATAACCTGACAGTGACCAACGAGAACTTATTCCGTGGTACCGACAACGAGCAATTGAAATGGTCTTTGCTTGAAGATGGCCGTGTCATTGCGACTGGCGAGCAGCCACTGGATATTCCGGCAGATAGCCAGAAGACCCTCTGCATCGATATTGACTTCAAGCCTCTTGCCGGTGCGGTATACCACCTCAATACCGATATTGCACTGCGTGAGGCAACACCATGGGCTGAAGCCGGACACACTGTCGCCAGCGAACAATTTGCAGTCATTAACCGCACCTCTCTGGCTTACCCGACATTCAATCGAGGCAAGGCCCCTGCTGTGACTGAAAGCGATCAAAGCATTTTGGTCAGCAGTGACGATGGCATGCACCACTGGTGCTGGAACAAAACTAACGGCCTGCTGGAGCAATGGACTGTCGAAGGTAAACCGCAACTTGTGGCTTCGCCAACCGATAACTTCTTCCGTGCCCCGCTCGATAACGACATTGGCGTTAGTGAGGTTGATTTCGTTGACCCGAATGCCTGGGTATGCCGTTGGGATGCTGCCGGGATCGGCAAATGGAACCGCGAATGCACTGATTGCCAGGTTAATACCCTGAGCCACCACGTCGCCGTTACTTCAACATTCGTGTATACCTTCAATGGCAATGTACAGGCGATCACCGTCTGGACTTACACCCTAGACAGCCAAGGCCAAACCAAGCTAGATGTCTCGGTTAAACTCGCTGATGGGCTACCACCTATGCCACGCATTGGCCTAGAGTTAGCATTGCCGCTACAGCAAGAGCAGCAGAAAATTGAATGGCGCGGGCTTGGTCCATTTGAAAACTACCCTGACAGGCTATCGGGTGCACGCTTTGGTCAATACACCGAAACACTGAGCGGCATGTACACCCCGTACATCTTCCCGACAGATAATGGGCTGCGCTGTGGCTGTAACTCGCTGTCTATCGGTAGTTTGAATATCACTGGTGAGTTCCAGTTCAGCGTCGGCCGTTACAGCCAGCAGCAACTGGCTGAAGCGAAACACACCAACGAGCTCGAGGCCGAGCAGCAAATCTACCTTCGCGTAGACCACCAGCATATGGGCGTCGGCGGTGACGATTCCTGGAGCCCGAGTGTTCATGAGGAATTCAAGTTGACCGGCAAGCAATATGCCTACAGCCTGGCTCTTGTGATTGCTGATTAA
- a CDS encoding substrate-binding domain-containing protein, whose amino-acid sequence MATIKDVAKEAGVSVATTSRVINNAPHTSETAIKAVKAAMAKLGYRPNANARALVSKSTNTIGVLVNDVSAPFFGTMVKAIDTIANQHEKQLLIGSGYHDAVKERNAINLLINSRCESLVIHSKGLDDQELIGLANEIPGLVIINRIVPQIASRCIALDNRKGSYLATEYLIRHGHKHIGYLCSSHDIEDARDRKAGYLEALKDHGLEANEEYIEYGEPDELGGEYAMTNLLSKNLPVTAVATYNDYMAAGCLAVLHENNLRIPEDISVIGFDDGDIARYVHPKLTTIRYPIQVMAEQAAKLSLQLANEKKDATQARMYMPTLVRRLSVGTAPL is encoded by the coding sequence ATGGCTACCATCAAGGATGTCGCGAAAGAAGCGGGCGTTTCCGTCGCCACGACTTCACGGGTGATCAACAACGCACCACACACCAGTGAGACGGCAATCAAGGCCGTGAAAGCCGCAATGGCAAAACTCGGCTACCGGCCAAACGCCAACGCAAGGGCTCTTGTCAGTAAGTCGACCAACACCATCGGCGTTTTGGTCAATGATGTTTCCGCGCCCTTCTTCGGTACCATGGTCAAAGCCATCGATACCATTGCCAATCAGCATGAGAAACAACTACTTATCGGTAGCGGCTACCACGACGCCGTAAAAGAGCGCAACGCCATTAACCTGCTGATCAACAGTCGCTGTGAATCCTTAGTGATCCACAGTAAAGGATTGGACGATCAAGAGCTCATCGGCTTAGCCAACGAAATACCAGGGCTGGTCATTATTAACCGCATCGTACCGCAGATCGCCTCGCGCTGTATTGCGCTCGATAACCGCAAGGGCTCCTACCTTGCCACCGAATACCTTATTCGCCATGGTCATAAGCACATCGGTTACCTCTGCTCTAGCCATGACATTGAAGATGCCAGGGATCGTAAGGCCGGCTACCTTGAAGCACTGAAAGATCATGGTTTGGAAGCTAACGAGGAATACATTGAGTACGGTGAGCCGGATGAACTGGGCGGCGAGTATGCCATGACCAACCTGCTGTCCAAGAACCTCCCCGTAACAGCTGTGGCCACCTACAACGACTACATGGCGGCAGGCTGTTTGGCCGTACTGCACGAGAATAACTTGCGTATTCCGGAAGATATTTCGGTGATCGGTTTTGATGATGGCGATATTGCCCGTTATGTTCATCCAAAGCTGACGACGATCCGCTACCCTATCCAGGTTATGGCTGAGCAAGCAGCAAAATTATCACTGCAGCTTGCCAATGAAAAAAAAGATGCCACGCAAGCGAGGATGTACATGCCGACATTGGTGCGTCGTCTGTCCGTCGGGACCGCCCCTCTATAG
- a CDS encoding DUF2986 domain-containing protein, with product MNRKKKVIETQKAKIKKKNAKMHRSNKPRYISKAERAKMEAEEAQQAEQSAQQNQTVAVAESEKPTE from the coding sequence ATGAACCGCAAGAAAAAAGTCATTGAGACGCAAAAGGCAAAAATCAAAAAGAAAAACGCCAAGATGCACCGCAGCAACAAGCCTCGCTACATCTCTAAAGCCGAGCGAGCCAAGATGGAAGCCGAAGAAGCCCAGCAGGCCGAACAATCAGCACAGCAGAATCAAACCGTAGCGGTTGCTGAGAGCGAGAAGCCGACAGAGTAA
- the punR gene encoding DNA-binding transcriptional activator PunR, whose amino-acid sequence MFSYNDLQVIDVVARRGSFSAAAEELHKVPSAISYTVRVIEERLAVDLFVRLHRQVQLTPAGEFFVEEARALLKQMEQLKMQTQRVANGWSQSVSVALDTVVRESRVNTLVRDFYRQFPDMELHLTMEVFNGVWDALSDGRADIAIGATAAVPVSGHFDYRDMGVLEWRFVISPDHPLAGTEYPLEAEELIEYPAICLEDTSRVLPKRVTWLMDNQRRIMVPNWHSAMSCLKSGLGICVVPEHKALPLIESGELVEKELAVKPPVSPCCLAWNKESQNPAIDWLLDYLGDSEQLHREWMR is encoded by the coding sequence ATGTTTTCTTATAATGATTTACAAGTGATAGATGTTGTTGCCCGGCGAGGAAGTTTTTCCGCAGCTGCTGAAGAATTGCACAAAGTGCCGAGTGCAATAAGCTATACAGTCAGGGTGATCGAGGAGCGGTTGGCTGTCGATTTATTTGTTAGGCTCCACCGCCAAGTCCAGTTAACCCCTGCCGGAGAGTTCTTTGTGGAAGAAGCCAGGGCGCTACTTAAGCAAATGGAGCAACTAAAAATGCAAACCCAACGGGTCGCAAATGGTTGGTCGCAAAGTGTATCGGTGGCGCTGGATACGGTGGTGCGCGAGAGCCGGGTAAATACCTTGGTACGCGATTTCTACCGTCAATTTCCCGATATGGAGCTGCACCTGACGATGGAAGTGTTCAATGGGGTATGGGATGCCCTGTCGGATGGCCGGGCAGATATTGCCATTGGTGCAACGGCAGCGGTGCCAGTAAGCGGCCACTTCGATTACCGTGATATGGGGGTACTGGAGTGGCGTTTTGTGATCAGTCCCGATCACCCCCTGGCAGGAACAGAATATCCACTCGAGGCAGAGGAGCTTATCGAGTATCCGGCCATCTGTCTTGAAGATACTTCGCGGGTATTGCCGAAGCGGGTAACCTGGCTGATGGACAACCAGCGCCGGATTATGGTGCCTAACTGGCACAGTGCGATGTCGTGTTTGAAGTCGGGCCTTGGGATTTGCGTGGTGCCCGAGCATAAGGCCCTGCCACTGATTGAAAGCGGCGAATTGGTGGAGAAAGAACTTGCGGTGAAACCGCCGGTGAGCCCGTGTTGTTTGGCGTGGAATAAAGAGAGCCAAAACCCCGCGATTGATTGGCTGCTCGATTATCTGGGGGATAGCGAGCAGCTTCATCGCGAATGGATGCGGTAG
- the punC gene encoding purine nucleoside transporter PunC, protein MTNQPSKMTILWFACLSMLGFLATDMYLPAFEVIREDFDTSQSLIGLTLSIFLLGMALGQLIYGPLSDRIGRIKVLMGGMTLFSIASVFCAFAPNVELMLVARFAQALGACSATVIWQAVVVDRYEGKVSERVFATIMPLVALSPALAPLAGAMLEHQFGWRSIFVALVGFGAVLSIMTLKETESANLDKKQEKVSVQLRRDYAQILSSKKFVGNMIIFAACSAAFFAYLTGSPFVMAAMGYSGADIGLSYAPQTVAFIVGGYGCRTLLNKYDSQQLLPWILKLFFASVTIMFMISLQTEPTTIWPILAPFCLLAVANGAIYPIIISKALEDFKNCSATAAGLLNFLQTMVCFAASGLVSAFAMHGLMTVTTAMFITGFVALFGYALVVKARRETTEIAQTA, encoded by the coding sequence ATGACAAATCAACCTTCAAAAATGACCATTCTATGGTTTGCATGTTTAAGTATGCTGGGCTTCTTGGCAACTGACATGTATCTCCCTGCTTTCGAAGTTATTCGAGAGGATTTTGATACATCACAATCACTTATTGGCCTGACATTAAGTATTTTCCTGTTGGGTATGGCACTCGGCCAGCTAATTTATGGCCCACTGTCTGATCGTATTGGTCGTATCAAAGTGCTAATGGGCGGTATGACGCTATTCAGTATCGCTTCGGTTTTCTGTGCCTTTGCACCAAATGTTGAGCTAATGCTAGTCGCTCGCTTTGCCCAGGCGCTAGGCGCATGTAGCGCAACGGTTATCTGGCAGGCTGTTGTGGTTGACCGCTACGAAGGCAAGGTCTCTGAGCGTGTTTTCGCGACCATTATGCCGTTGGTTGCCCTATCCCCAGCCCTGGCACCGCTGGCTGGCGCCATGCTTGAGCATCAGTTCGGCTGGCGCAGTATCTTTGTTGCTCTTGTTGGTTTTGGTGCCGTTTTGTCCATCATGACACTAAAAGAAACTGAAAGTGCCAATTTGGACAAAAAACAGGAAAAGGTCTCGGTGCAGTTACGCCGCGATTATGCCCAAATCCTTAGTTCAAAAAAATTCGTTGGTAATATGATTATCTTCGCTGCCTGTTCTGCTGCATTCTTTGCTTACCTAACCGGTTCACCATTCGTGATGGCCGCGATGGGATACTCTGGCGCAGATATCGGCCTGAGCTATGCACCTCAGACGGTCGCGTTTATTGTTGGTGGTTACGGCTGCCGTACTCTGCTCAACAAATATGACAGCCAGCAGTTGCTACCTTGGATCCTGAAGCTGTTCTTTGCCAGCGTAACGATCATGTTCATGATCTCACTGCAAACTGAGCCAACCACTATTTGGCCTATTCTGGCACCATTCTGCTTGCTGGCGGTGGCCAACGGTGCCATCTACCCGATCATCATCAGTAAAGCGTTGGAAGATTTCAAAAACTGTAGTGCCACTGCTGCCGGCCTGCTGAACTTCCTTCAGACAATGGTTTGCTTCGCCGCAAGCGGTCTGGTATCGGCCTTTGCCATGCACGGCCTGATGACGGTAACGACAGCGATGTTTATCACCGGCTTTGTTGCTCTATTCGGTTACGCTCTGGTTGTTAAAGCCCGCCGTGAGACAACGGAAATAGCTCAAACCGCATAA
- the artP gene encoding arginine ABC transporter ATP-binding protein ArtP, producing MSIQVKSVNKFYGDTQVLHDVEFTCGKGDTLVLLGPSGAGKSSLLRVLNLLENATSGQLQVANEAYDFSQSICEREALKLRRKVGMVFQQYNLWPHLTVIENLIEAPVKVAGISKQQATDEAMALLTRLQLADKADAWPLQLSGGQQQRVAIARALMMKPEVLLFDEPTAALDPEITNQVVKIINDLSETGITQVVVTHEVDFAKKIASHVLYLEKGRMVEHGTKEAFTTPTTPEFAEYLTH from the coding sequence ATGAGTATTCAAGTAAAGAGTGTTAATAAATTCTATGGTGATACCCAGGTGCTTCATGATGTTGAATTCACCTGCGGTAAAGGGGATACCTTGGTATTGCTTGGCCCGAGTGGCGCTGGCAAAAGCTCTTTGCTAAGGGTGCTTAACTTGCTGGAAAATGCCACCAGCGGCCAGCTTCAGGTTGCCAACGAAGCCTATGACTTCTCCCAGTCTATCTGCGAAAGAGAAGCACTGAAACTGAGACGTAAAGTCGGCATGGTTTTTCAGCAGTACAACCTATGGCCCCACCTCACGGTGATCGAAAACCTTATCGAAGCACCGGTTAAAGTGGCCGGTATCTCCAAACAGCAAGCCACAGACGAAGCCATGGCCTTATTAACACGGTTACAGCTTGCCGACAAAGCCGATGCTTGGCCGCTGCAACTTTCTGGCGGCCAGCAGCAGCGAGTCGCGATTGCCCGCGCGCTGATGATGAAACCTGAAGTGCTGCTGTTTGACGAGCCCACTGCTGCACTCGACCCAGAAATTACCAACCAGGTTGTCAAAATCATTAATGACCTGAGCGAAACTGGCATTACCCAAGTTGTGGTGACCCACGAGGTAGACTTTGCCAAAAAAATCGCCAGCCACGTACTGTACCTTGAAAAAGGCCGCATGGTGGAACACGGCACCAAAGAGGCCTTCACAACCCCGACCACCCCGGAGTTTGCAGAATACCTCACGCACTGA
- a CDS encoding lysine/arginine/ornithine ABC transporter substrate-binding protein — protein MKKIVLATLIGLASANAAAQEEIKFAMEATYAPFEYVDENNEIQGFDVDLANALCNVIEAKCTFHNQPFDSLIPALKFRRYDAAISGIDITEQRQQVVNFTDAYYDNSAAFVALDGKVADQTALKGKRVGVQNGSTHQSYLTEQLDGVTAVPYASYQDAFIDMQNGRIDSVFGDTAVVAEWFKKNDNLVYVGEQVTNAQYFGNGFGIAVNKSNQELLDKLNTALKTVKANGQYDEIFNKYFGE, from the coding sequence ATGAAAAAGATTGTATTGGCAACATTGATTGGTTTGGCTTCAGCTAACGCAGCCGCTCAGGAAGAAATTAAGTTTGCGATGGAAGCAACTTACGCCCCATTCGAATACGTTGACGAAAATAACGAAATTCAAGGCTTCGATGTTGACCTGGCAAACGCTCTGTGCAATGTGATTGAAGCTAAGTGTACTTTCCACAACCAACCGTTCGATAGCCTGATCCCTGCGCTGAAGTTCCGTCGTTACGATGCAGCTATCTCGGGTATTGATATTACTGAGCAGCGTCAGCAAGTGGTTAACTTCACCGACGCATACTACGACAACTCTGCTGCTTTTGTTGCACTTGATGGCAAAGTGGCCGATCAAACCGCGCTTAAAGGCAAGCGTGTTGGCGTACAGAACGGTTCAACCCACCAGAGCTACCTAACCGAGCAGCTTGACGGTGTTACCGCTGTACCGTATGCCAGCTACCAGGACGCATTCATCGACATGCAAAATGGCCGGATCGATTCGGTATTCGGTGATACTGCCGTGGTTGCCGAATGGTTCAAAAAGAACGACAACCTTGTGTACGTCGGTGAGCAGGTTACCAATGCCCAATACTTCGGTAACGGCTTTGGTATCGCCGTCAACAAAAGCAACCAAGAGCTACTGGACAAGCTGAACACAGCCCTGAAAACCGTTAAGGCGAACGGCCAGTACGACGAAATCTTCAACAAGTACTTCGGTGAATAA
- the artQ gene encoding arginine ABC transporter permease ArtQ → MALSGYALTLLEASWVTIQLSLASVAVGLVLAVLFASGEMSRFRAIAWPTTTMVTVLRGLPEILVVLFIFFGSTQVLFLLTGDFIEVSPFLSGVIALSLIFAAYASQTLRGALKAVPNGQREAASALGISKSRAFFKIVLPQAVRHALPGLTNQWLVLLKDTALVSLIGVTDLLKQAQLTAAATHESFTWYACAAAVYLVITLVTQQVVKQLDKKYSLQDGQTVSKKSSVKKSAKTNALEGANA, encoded by the coding sequence ATGGCGTTATCAGGTTATGCTCTGACGCTACTTGAGGCTAGCTGGGTCACCATCCAGCTAAGCCTGGCCAGCGTCGCTGTTGGATTGGTCTTGGCTGTTCTATTTGCCAGTGGTGAAATGTCACGCTTTCGTGCCATTGCCTGGCCAACGACTACAATGGTCACGGTGCTTCGGGGCTTACCTGAAATATTGGTTGTACTGTTTATCTTCTTCGGTTCAACGCAAGTGCTGTTCTTGCTGACTGGAGATTTTATTGAGGTCAGCCCTTTTCTGTCAGGGGTCATCGCCCTGTCTCTTATCTTTGCCGCTTATGCCTCGCAAACGCTGCGAGGCGCCCTCAAGGCTGTGCCCAACGGTCAGAGGGAGGCAGCCAGTGCTCTGGGGATCAGCAAGTCACGGGCATTCTTCAAGATTGTTTTGCCGCAAGCCGTTCGCCATGCCCTACCCGGCCTGACCAACCAATGGCTGGTACTGCTTAAAGATACCGCTTTAGTCTCCTTGATTGGGGTGACCGATTTGCTCAAGCAGGCTCAGTTGACCGCTGCGGCTACCCACGAAAGCTTTACCTGGTATGCCTGTGCTGCGGCTGTCTACTTAGTTATTACTTTGGTCACCCAGCAAGTAGTAAAACAGCTCGACAAAAAATACAGCCTCCAGGATGGCCAAACAGTATCGAAAAAATCATCAGTCAAAAAGTCAGCCAAAACTAACGCATTAGAAGGAGCAAACGCATGA
- the artM gene encoding arginine ABC transporter permease ArtM: MNEQHVWQLLEGLIVSLELTAVSLLVGCTLALLMTLTLVLKTPGLHWLSRGIITLFTGTPLLVQIFLIYYGPGQFEWVRESILWHWLSQPWFCAMLALALNTAAYSTQLFKGAFNAIPRGQWQACKALGMDTKATLGVLLPYAIRRAVPAYSNEVILVFKGTSLASTITIMDIMGYAQRINAQTYDTLMVFSIAGAFYLMVNGILTLLFRQVEKKALAFEMAR; the protein is encoded by the coding sequence ATGAATGAACAGCACGTTTGGCAACTGCTCGAAGGCTTGATAGTCAGCCTTGAACTGACCGCGGTATCCCTGCTGGTTGGTTGTACTCTTGCGTTATTGATGACATTGACGCTGGTTCTAAAGACACCGGGACTCCATTGGCTTAGCCGGGGTATCATCACCCTATTTACCGGTACACCGCTCCTAGTACAGATTTTTTTGATTTACTACGGTCCTGGTCAATTCGAGTGGGTACGCGAGAGTATTCTCTGGCACTGGCTGAGCCAACCTTGGTTCTGTGCCATGCTGGCACTGGCGCTAAATACCGCGGCATACAGCACCCAGTTGTTCAAAGGCGCCTTCAATGCCATCCCTCGGGGCCAATGGCAGGCGTGTAAAGCCTTGGGCATGGATACCAAAGCCACATTGGGTGTATTGCTACCATATGCGATCCGCCGGGCAGTTCCAGCCTACTCCAATGAAGTAATTTTGGTTTTCAAAGGCACCTCTCTCGCCAGCACCATCACCATTATGGATATCATGGGCTATGCACAACGAATCAACGCCCAAACCTATGATACGCTCATGGTCTTCAGTATCGCTGGTGCCTTCTACTTGATGGTAAATGGCATTCTTACCCTGCTTTTCCGTCAGGTCGAGAAAAAAGCCCTCGCGTTCGAGATGGCCAGATAA
- the torE gene encoding trimethylamine N-oxide reductase system protein TorE has product MTNGISTVAKDEKQREWRAFFFITVFLFPILSVAAVAGYGFFVWMMQIFFLGPPGHMG; this is encoded by the coding sequence ATGACTAATGGAATCAGCACAGTTGCTAAGGATGAAAAGCAACGTGAGTGGCGTGCTTTCTTTTTCATCACGGTATTTCTCTTTCCCATCCTTAGTGTTGCCGCCGTTGCTGGCTACGGTTTTTTCGTTTGGATGATGCAAATCTTCTTCTTGGGGCCTCCCGGCCATATGGGATAA